The Cryptomeria japonica chromosome 2, Sugi_1.0, whole genome shotgun sequence region CTTGATTGTCAGACTAACTCTGTTTCTTCTGATAAAGTTGTTGCTCCTAAATATGTTGTTCTGCCTCATTGTTTTTATTTTGTCCCACCTTCTTTGAGACTGCTAAAAAGGTTTTCCCTTCACCTTTACCTGGGTCTTCCAGTGTTTGAGATAGCTCTGGTTGGAGAGTTGTTCAAAGAAGAAGATGGCTAATAAGTCTTAACTTTGGCTACCTCTTTGGTGACATTGTTGTTTTCTTTGTAACAGATTCTGGATTTTGTCAAAAActcatttatcttaataaaaatatgatattttttgtAAATTGTTATCATATCTTGTTATTCAAAGATATTCATTTGtgcaattaataaatatataaaaaaaaatgtaaaatacatATCATAAAAGAAACAAAAAGTATTCAAACATATGTTTTATGATAAGAAACAAACATATTAATTTACACTATAATCATTTAGAGAACCTACAAGTTCATTactattgttttcaatcatttaatCAAATACGAAAAATATCATTATTAGTTCCAAGGTTCTAATCTATCAATCCAAAAATCCATCCATGTAATATATCCAATCCTAAAAGAAATCAATCCGAATTAAACAATCCTAATCCATGTAGTCTAGTGCTTAATTCAAAACATCCCTTGGTTTTGTTCTCAACATTCCAACAAACCTTAATCCATTTTAGTAACATTATCATCATGAGGATATGCCATTCCCAATCTTCACATTATTTTTGCATTGTATCATTCTCACATCAACAACAGTATAATCATCATCTTGAAACAATCAATCTTTGAATTTGAATAAGGGAAAGATCATGTCTGTCCTTGCATAATTGTACACGCTTGCTTGATTTCTTGCATATCATTCATCTACATTTGCCATAGTGTAGTATATTACAAGAGTAATATCATGGTCTTTCATGCCATCATTTCTAATGGCATATGCTTGCAAGTGGCCTTTTCTTTTTAAGTTAGTCTACATATTGGATACATAATCACCTTGGTTCTATATTTCTTGGTGCATAACATTCATTTTTATGTCAAATAAATATTACTCTCCTCAAGTTAGTATAACTAATCATAATAAATCTATTATCATTTCATTCATAATCATGATTCTAACATCCATCTTTTAAACTTTTCTGTTTGTTTGGTAATGTTCTTTTTAACATTTTCTTTGCAtctcttcttttgagagattccCATGCAGTTTTCAAAATTTCCTATCATTTCTTCTATGTAACTGGATTATATCATCATTTTCTCTTcgtcttctaaacttttcttctcaactatttttctcttctttgaaacaatgtcactTTGAACATTActtcaaaaatagataaaatataaacactaaaaatatagaaaataatattttccCTTATATCCCGATAGCTACAAAAATGGCCCAGCAGATGAAACAAGTACAAACATGGGTTTTACATAAAAAACTAAAAGAAACCCTAACAGACATTAATCCAATAACGTTATAAACAAAATTGCACTGACTAATGATGAGTTTTTAGCAGGTGTCCATCTCCTCCGAGTTAGAAGAAGCTCGGGGAGCAGATTATTGTGAGGCCAAACTGGAAATAAGGCACGCTTATGATGAGAATATGCATGGCTCAAAAAGTATCCATCACATGATTGCATAAACCCTTAACCTTTACTCAATTCTAATTTATGGGATCTGTTGTCTTGTCTCTTGCATGCAGGCTCCTTTTGAGCACCAAGTAAACACATAGGAACCCTGAGTTCTTTAGTAAACCCTTATGCATGAATAAGCCACCAACGAGGCCTTTTCCACTGTGAAGATCATAGCCTTGAATGGCAGTGTTTAGAGCATGACCAGAGTAGAAAGAAGCATGTACATAATCAGCAAGTTGTACCACCAGACCATAGGATTGTAACAAATCCATCGCATTAGATAGAAACATGCTAGCAACATGGGTAGGATACAAGAGTCTTGGAAAAGCATCAATAATTTGAACTCCAACAATACAGTGGATGGCCTTCTTAGTTTTAGGGCAAATGATATTGAAAATCTTTTGAACTCCAGCAATACAGTGGATGGCCTTCTTAGTTTTAGGGCAAATGATATCGAAAATCTTACTAAACATGTACAATGAAAACTCGCTCGTTTCAGGGTATTCATTAGATGGATTGGACAAAGAAAGAGATCCTCTTATTGACAGGCAAAATGTCAATAATTCTGCAACCAAGAATACCACAAGAAGGTACTGGAGAATTTGCAAACTAAGAAAAGCCGTGAAAAGAACCAAATTCTTCAAAATTTAAATAGCATAAAATGTAAGTGACCAAAGAATAATTATTGATTGAACATCCAGTGCAACGTGCTAAAAGCTAGTGATATTATAATTCGATCCATATTTGTAATTAAGGCATGCCGAGAGGAAGGAAAAATGTAAAGATTAATAAGTTGAGATTCTATCAACTTATGTAAAGAGTACTAAAAGCATGCCCCCTAATTAATGCTTTATCAAAATTGAATGATTAGGAATATACATAGCCAGACGTGTTAATAATTAAAATCTTCATCAAATCTATTATTTTTTCCATACACTAATGGGGTGGCTGATTGTCTTGCGAAATGGGCTTCTGTCTTTATGGAGGGGTGGTCTATTGAGGATAGGGGACAACTTTCTCGGGAGTTGTCACACATGCTGGATCAACTTGTGGATTAGGATAAGTCTTTGTAGGTTTCTCTTTGCTGGACAGTTTGCCCTCTTTTGATGTATTTCTCTTTctgctttgaataaatttttacccctctttattATCATAAATGAAGCATCCCTTTCCACATGTTAAACTAAATAAATAAGCAAGCCCCATCAGACAAGTGAATTACATAGGTGTCTTGTGCAAATGACATGAAAGAATTCTCTCAAGAAGTCCAAATCATCACAAACTTTCTAGATAGGAAAAATTGTGCTGTCAAAAGATAGAAGCAAGATACACATCATGATCACAATTAGTGAATTAGGACTATTAAAAAAAACCAATCTTAGCTATCCTTTTGTTAACATATAAATGAGTTTCCCACTCAAAATTCATTTGAAATTTGTCACTTGTTCTTGCCAAATAAGGCCCACCAAGAGAATGACTGGCCAAAGCTTAGTCATCAGAAAGTATGACctagcaatgccacacaatattgtaataaatttttaatgattaatagtaaaaaaaaaaaacatatcaaaTTAGATAAAAATTGATAGGTGCCAACCAccaaataaacaataatcaaagatcAAGAGTCAGTAAGAAAATTGGACAAGCCCTTTACAAACCCACACAGAACACAAAATGTTAGTTAAAAATCCTTTGCAAGAATGATGATCACTTATGATGGAATCAAAAAATTTAGTAGGGAGGTCAAgagtcttttggttaaaatattttATATCCTCATCCATCTCACAAGTAGTATTGGCAAGGGCATCCACAAAAATAATTTCTTCTCTATAACAATACTAAATGCTAAGGAAATTAAAGCTATTTCAAAGTTCCCATGCTTGAGACATTATGTATTAGATATGTCAGTTGCATTTTTTTTAAACCTTATCTTGGATATTCCATTGTTTCCTTTGGATGCCTGTCAAAATTTAGTGTAACAAATCCTACGATATCAGATCCTGAAAAACTTTATTTCTATCTACCTTTTGGTTTGTATTCAAAGCACCTTTATTAGGAATCGATAAATTGATCTATTCATTCAACATTGTGGCATcacaatttgagaaggaaaaagtgaTCTAACCTTTCTTATATATGTTAGCAATATCAATTTCTGAAACTTTGTATTATCTAGTTTGTCCAAAAAAATTCAAGTTGTAGAAATTGTCTTTTGAAAATTCTAATGTTCTGTTCCCACAAGAGGTTACAAACAATCATAGCCATAAAGAGGAGAAGAGTGAATCTTTATAGAGGTTTGGCCAACTCCAAAAGAGTGTTTTACTTTGTAGCCATTTCTAGACTTCCTATGCATAGGAGCAATTGAGTAACAAATGGTCTATGGGTTCTTCCTCTAAACCAAAAACTACCCAATTGAAAGGTTAAGCTATCCCCAAATGATTTAACGTGCTgctagtcaaaattttattttgtaaaGAAAGTCAAGTACCAGCGCCAACCTTCGGTAATACCACATAATCCAGCACAACTAATAAGGCCACTTTCCCAACACATCCCTCTTAACCAAAGATAAAGACTTGTATCTTGACTTTATTGTATACTAACCTATTTTTGAAGGTGCGTAGAAGATGGTATCTTTGAAATTTATAAAAAAAGATTCTCTATGTGAAAGGAGATGGACAAGTAGCTCCTTTTGATGTCTTGGGAAGTTAAGGTGAGAGAATTCCTTCCACTTTAAACTAGTTGTAAAATTGCTATCATCTATAACAATATAGTCCTTGATCTTATTACCCCAAACTTGTTTCAAGAGTATTTTGAGTTCTTCTGAATCATCTATAGTTGAAATTTCGGGATAACTATTTTGAGAATCCCCCAAAAAAGATCTTTCCCACCATTGTTGATGGTCCAAAAAAGGAAAGGAATGATAACATTTAGGTGttgtccacaataaagttccacaTATTCAACCCTTTACGTCGATTTTCAATGGTAAATATTCTTTCCAGGGTTCATCTAAGTCTAGAAATTTAGCTTCCATGAGTCTTCTCCATTTAGAGTTGGGCTTTGCAATTATGTTCTAGGTCATTTTAGCCCCCAAAtccaaatttctttccttgaagttATGCATACTTGCCTCACCAAAAACCTTAGCTTTACATAAATTTTCCCATGACACTAGTGGGTTTTTTCTTGAGATATCCATATTGCCTTTAGATAAAAAAGATCTTATATCTTTTACTACAACTTTATGAATCCCTTTGGGTATTTTCAAGATAAAAGCATGTAATTTGGAATAGTACACAACACAAATTTTATCATAGTAATTTAGTCAGTAAAGGATAACCACTTTCCCTTGCACAACGCAACTCTCTTTTGAATGGAAAGAagattttttgacaaaaaataagttgatttatgATCACCATCAAATAATGGAATAACTAGCTAAGAATATTAAAGAGAATCTAATTTAAATGGTAGGGTGGACAAAATTATAGCACATTTAGTGGGTTGTACATTCTAGAAGAATAATTTAGATTTTCTCGCATTAATTACTTAACAAAAAATAAGACAATAGGAATGTAGAATATACTTTATCCTTTTAGCTTCTCAAATTGATGAATACCCAAATAGTATATTGTCATCTACAAAGAGGGAGTGTGTGCATGAGATTTCGGTCCTTGGTATTTTCACTCCTTTCCACTTTTTGGTTTTATGAAGAAATGTGATAGGTCTACTGATAGCTTCCTccatcaaaattaacatgaaaggAGCTAGGGGCTCGGCTTGTCTTACTCTTTGTGAGGAACTAACAAATCCAAAGGGACATCTATTTGCTAATACTAAAAATAACAACACTACTAATAAAGGATAAGATCCACTTTCACCATTTTCTTGCAAATCCCTTTCTAAGAAGAGAATTTTGAAGGAATTCCCATTTTAGTTTATCATATACTTTCATCATATCTAGGTTGATGATAATTGTAGGAATTCTATATTAATTAATTGAGTGTAAGATTTCATGAGCTACAATAGCCATAAACCCCCTTGTTCTTCTGAGACAATTCTTGGTATGAGTTGTGCATGATAGGAAGTAATCATTttagaaaaaatattataaatagtaTTATAAATGAATATAGGATTAAAATCATCAAAGGATGAAGATTATTATTCTTCGATATTAAGCCAATATGTGTAGTGTTCAAATCCTTGAGCATGGTCCAATTTCTCCAAGACTCTTCAAGAGCCAACCAAATATGTTATCCTAGAAAATCCCAACATCTTTGAAATAAAACAACAATAAATCCATCTTGGACCTAAGGCTTCAAGTCAAGAGAGAGAAAAAGTTGCCTCCTTAACTTCTTCTAACAAGAATGGGTTTTGTAGAATGGTGTTATCTTCATAAGATACTATATTAGCAATATACTACaaaaattcctctttcttttctcaaCATTTTCCCTCCTAATAGTTTTTTATAGGAGTTTTGAGAAAAACTTTACTACTTCTTTTTGAATTCCCTTTTCATCTTTAATTAGCTCATTTGattctatatttattttaaaatggtGTTTGATTGGTGTTTCATTTTAACTGAAGCATGAAataatttagtgtttctatccgcTTATTTTAACCACAATTCTCTTTATTTTTTGTGTCAATAAATTTCCTCTCTAGAAAGAATCTCTTCCAAGTCTTTTTGTATCTCCTTATGTTTCTCAAAAGAGGCCAAATTCATTCCATGCTTGGAGATACTTTCATTGAGGTCTTCCAATTGTCTTTGAATTTCTTGTTTCATTATAAAGATGTTCGTGAAATTAGTAATATTCCACTCTTTAATCTATTTTATGATATACACTATTTTTTTTAGCAAGATAGAATAACCTAGAACCATCTTCAAATGCAGCTATGGTCCACCAAAATTTTAAGAGATTGCAAAAATTACCATCTCGAATTTAAATGTACATTTCCTTTTTCAAGGTCTATCAGAAAAAGGGTGTCATGCTAAATTAGAAAATGATTTGATCCTATTAATGATAGAATGTAAGAGAAATATTTGATCTCCTCAGAAAGCCATGTTGAGGATAGTATGAATTTGTTTAAAGGTTTTGTAATATGGCAaaaattcattcttctatttgtctaaGTAAAAGAGCCATTACTTGGGAAATAATCTATGAATCCATTATTCTaaataaaaacattaaaatatttcATGGTTTTGGTAGGGGGAAGAATGTTTCCTTTCTTTTCGGCTTGTAGAGAAATGATGGCATTAAAATCCCCACCAAGAATAACTGATTCATTTTCTAAAATATCAAGAATATAAGCTATCAAGTCTCTTAGAAAATTTTCCTCATGCATAGTAGCCAGTTCATATAAATTAAAAAACCTAAAGGTATTTTGGAACTTGCTAACCTTAACCAAAATCTTGTTGTGTAGGGCTGAAAAAAATTCAATCACTAGGCAAGTATCTTTTGAAAGAATTGATAGACCAAATGAAGTCTTGACTACAGGGGAAGAGACAAATTTCCAATTTTTCCATTTTCCATATATCCCTTCATTTTGCTTAGTTGATAACTTGGTTTCTTGAAGCATGCCCAGTTCAACATCGATAGAATCAAGTTGACAGTTTAttaacattccatgataaaacCCTCATTGCACTCAAGGAAAGTGGCATGCCCTCCTCAATCTTAAATTAATATCCAGAGGTGATTTAATACTAACATCAATTTTTCCTCAAGAATTTTTTACTTTAtagttttctctctttttcccaTTCTTTTCAGGGTGATCAAAGATGGATCTCTTTCTATCTGAGATATAATTAGAGtttgagaaaaatcaaaatccTTTCATTCTTCCTCTACAATTTCACTTATGAGTTTATCTCCCACTTTGTAGATTATGTCTTCTGTCATTGCCTCTAGTTCAACTGAGTTAGGAATCTTTTGTATTAATGTATCACCTGTTTAAATGGTGAGTATCTCACTATTGATAAATTATTATGTTGATTAGAGGGATCAAAAGTGTTTTTCAAAAGTTTCTGGTCTTCTAAATGATTATCCTCTAAATATTCTTCCAGTGAAGATAAACACAAAGCTTCTATGGGAGCTATATTGGAAGGACAATAATTTCCACCTAGATTTTGTGATTGAACATAAGGCATTTTCTCATTAGGAAGCACTTAAAAAGTTATCACTGGACTGTCTGTTCTTTACTCAAGCATCATCATTATTGTTTAGTAACTCTTTGCCATTAGGTCCCATGACTATTATCTTTCCAATAGATTCAATATATTCTAGATTCTCACAAACTCCCTTAGTGAGCTCTGGAGCTTGATCCTAGTACAAACAACTCCCCATCTCATAATGAGAAAAAGCGGTTGAACTATCATCCTAGAGTCTTTCAGGTTCTTCCCTTGTGGTTTTGTTGCTAGGAAAAGGACATTTGTTTGATAAATGTCAATAAAAGAATAAATGGTCTGACCTAGCATAGAAAAATTTCTAGTTCCAAATCCCATTTACTAAGAGAATTTCTATTTCCTTAGGGGGTTGCTTGGTTGTTTTTTCTAGAATGAAAATTCTACTAGGAGCCTCAAGATTTTGACATGCAACCAAAGCGTGTTTAATGAATAAACCTATTTGATTACCTAGAATTTCTAGAATCTAGGTCTCCCTATTTTCCAAAGGAAGTAGAGGGAACTCTAACTGGCAAGGGAGGAAGGTGATTTGGGCTGAAATAGAATCCTCTCACTAGTTAGCATATTCTTTTATATATAGTAGAGTCAAATTATCTatagaatgaattaataaaattcacTATCATCTTCTCATATAAATGACAaattttcataaatatttttttcttttttcatcaaaTCTTTATCATTCATCTAATTTTTTAAACATCCATAAATTCACCATTTCCTAATTATTTAAAATTACAATGTTTTGATAAAAATCACATTGTCATTTTCTAATTAAAAAGTAATTAATGTTATATAGCAAAATTGAACATCCACATATGTATCATTGAATAAAAAACATATTAAGATCTATAGTAAAATTTTTGTGTTTCATTAATTTATTTTCTACTTAATTCAAATTTTGTagcttaaatttaaatttaaaattttgtattttgagACCTGTTGAATAATGAAGTGCGATAAACAATTTGCTGAACAAAAATAAACAATGGGAGAAAAAGACAAATTGAGACATAGAATATTGAATTTATGTTGCTcaccaatttggctacatccatATGGAAGATGAAAAATATCTATATTAATATTTGAGTTTTGTttacacataaaaaaaaaattgcttcagCAATGAATAACAAATGACTACATTATCCATGTCCAAGAGAAGTAAAAAAGACAAACAATTGGAGGGAAAAGTAGGTGAGGCAATTGGACTTCACATAACTAACAATCTCTCAATTTAAGTCCAACCACTACTACAAGTCACTTAGAGATGTATACCCACTTTAGACCTGTTGTCACATCTTTATAATGTTGAGATAATCTCTACAAAAGTCGATCTTCTCCCTTGGTAATACCTTCATCAATAAATTAACCAAAATCATTTTGGTATGGATCTTTTCAACTTGCAACTTTCCCTCTTCAAAAACACTCGAAATGAAGTGATACTACAACTTAATATGCTTGGTTCAATGTTGAAAACAACATTCTTGGATAAGTGAATAGAATCGTTtctatcacaaaaaaataaaaaatgtgttgTTTTCATCCCAATTCACCCAACAACCACTACAACCATATCACCTCCTTTGATCCTTGATTGAGAGCAATATATTTGGCCTCAATAGTGGAAAGTGCAACTACTTGTTGCAATATAGAAAACCAACTAATTAATACATAAAAAAATGTAAAGACATAACCTATAGTTGATCTTTGTGTGTCCAAGTTAACAACcatattgaaataaaataaaaaaatccgtTGTGCATTTTCCCACCAAAGTAGAAAACAAAATTTGAAGTGCCCTTTTAATACTATAATATTCACTTTAGTGCTTGCCAATTGTTTTACTCGATCTGCTCATTAATCTGCTCACTACTCCCATTGCATGGGTAGTTTCAGGATGAGTGCACACCATGGTATACATAAGACTCCCAGCAGCGGATGAATAGAAAATACCtttcattttttcttggtcttctTGTGTTTTGGGACACATTTTAGAGAATAAACAAAAGTGATCAACGATTGGTGTGCTTACAACCTTAGCACCCTTCATATTAAACCTTTCGAAAACCTTGTCAATGTACTTCTCTTGTGACAATgtgatctctctatctcttccataTATACCTAATTATAGTACCAAGAATCCTCTTCACTACCCTTTGATTGATTCTGCACTTTGTTGTATCACCCAATCAAATTTCTTAATTTTTCCTCCTTATGTCTTTGCTAAGAAGAATGTCGGCAACGTCATCAAATTTCAATTTACTCTTGTTGAACACTGAATTATTGATTGTCATAACTAATCCTTCTCAATTATTTGGTAGAGACAAAAACAATAAAATATCTTTGATTTCATCATCCAAATTTATGCTTATTGAAATCAATTGGCTTATTAAGTTATTGAATTTGTTGAGATGATTCGACATATTGCCTCCTTCCTTCATCTTCAAGTTATACAACTTCTTCATGATGAAAACTTTTTTTGAAGATGAAGCCATTTCATACGTATTGAAAAGTTTATCCCACAACCCTTTTGATGTTGGTTCCGATGAAACACTAAAGGAAATGTTATTAGATCGACAGAGGATGATGGTTTCTCTCACCTTTTTATCCAGTTTCTCCCACTCCTCATCAACCATTGAATTTGGCTTCTTCGCTTTTCTTTGCAACATGAGAAAGAGGTCTCTTTTAATTAGCAATGATTCTATTTGCATCTTCCATTATCCAAAATTTTGTGAtggattttttgtgtttttgtatttAGCCATTTTCTCCATCATTTCTGAAAAATCTTCTCAAATTTCAAATCAACTTCTTCACcgaactctgataccaattgttgaataacaAAATGTAGAAAAATAATCTAGAGAAATAAAATGAAGAatgaaagacaaaaacaaattaAGACATGGAACATTGGATTGACATGGTTCACTAATTTGACGACATCCATAAGAAGCATGAGAATCTCTTTGTATTAATAtttgagtttttgtttttgattagggtaaaaacaggttttgaagggacccgaaaccctttacaaacataTTTTGAGAGGATTTGGAACTTTCAACCagaaatttgtttgaataaaaggAACAAGAAAGCACCAGATAACCATGGGTAAAAAGGACACCCAGAACCGAAAACATGGGTTTTAAAAAAATAGGCCCCCACAACCtaaaacaaagttgcaaaaagaaCAACCAACAGCCAACCTAAAACCATTCTCCAcccaagaaccatcaagatttacatttagaaTTGTTCTTATGGGAAtggagagtcatgtcaaaagaaggcttaGAGAACTTAGCTTTCTTTACCTTAACAAAAATACATCCCTCTTCCACTTGCACTGCCTTAATATGCCAATCTAGCACACCAAAATCCTGAGAATGAATGCCAACAACCATTGTCTTAGCCTCACCAGAACTAGTGGACGAAAAAGGAAAAACCCCAACATCACCAGTCCACCTCAACCCGACAAACACAGCCACGCTAGAACCAACAGGCGACAAAACCCCAGTATCAGCAGGGGACAAAACAAGCAAGGCCATATCAGAAGAGTTGGCAAATTTGGTATTTTCAGGAGACCTGCCAGGAATGATAGCCAAATCATTATCTCTAGAAGAAGCCTCATGAGTCCCATTCACTCGGGAAACATCAGGAGACACTTGCACAGTTTTAGCAGCCCCACCAAGAGATACAACCAAAGGGGATGCCCCAAGATCCTATGGTTCCAAAGTAACCACCTCAAAAAAACTCCTAGGTTGATCAGATATCTTCGAAACCATATAATGTTGTACATAAGTGCCTTTCCACCATGTGGCCTTAATTGCCTTTTTTTCAAAGCTGCAATGCTCAGCTGCATGCCTAGTTTTAAAACATCTTGTACAAcgaaagggaatcccttcatagtccaaagattggacCCAAGAACCCTTTGAAGATTTAAGTAAAATTTTAGCAGGCAACCCATTTGAAATATCCAAATCAATAAGTATGCGGGCAAAGGTGCAGTGGAAAATATCAGAGGGTTTAacatccaccatcaaaaaatcaGCAAGGGCATCTCCCACTTCCTCTGAAAGAGAATCATTCCATAAATGAAGTGGGAGATTAGGAAGCCGAACTCAGGACAGAATCTTATTAAACATTTCAGTAGAAAGGTTAAAATTAGAGTGCCAACGCCTaatcatcaaaaaaaaataatCCTCCTAGCTtaaaaaatgaccaaataaaatTTTGTTTCTATCCTGAGCATTATCAAACTTTACAATGAAAAACCACTTAACTATGGGAAAAATATGAACTTCACCCATGATAAGAGGCTCCCAATGTTCAGATATCCAAGCGTGCAGCTGAGGAAGAGAAGGTAACTGGTAGATCGCACCATGTAAAAAGAGGATAGAAGCGTTATAAATAATTTCTTGTGCCGTATAGATTGACGGATATGGATTTAGTTTCCGGAACGAACCCACCAAATGAGACGAGGAGCCCTTGGCACCAAGATCCCCTGCAGGGGCGGCCGAGGGCCGAGAGGCATCATCCCTAAAATTAGAAGACTCCCCGTCGGCGTGAGGATCCACACCGAACTCCTTCCGAGCACTGACGCCCTGCGCAGCCAACGCAGCAGAGGATTCGACGCGAGCAGGGGAGGGAGAATTTGAAAACTTCTGAGCGGGAGACATCACGGGATAATTTTTGAGTCTTATCAATTGTTTTTTTTACACATACAACAACAAAGAAATTACTTCAGTAATGAATACCAAATGAATGCATTATTCATAACTCTATCCATCTCCATCTCGGGAAGAAATTAAAAATACAAacaattaaaagaaaaagaaaatgaatcCATTGGACTTCAGATAACTAACAAGACCTTCATTATCTATTTCAGTTTTATATTGCATACGCATCCCTCCATGATTCATATAAAATAGACATGAGACTTCTTTTTCTATGAGTAGATTTAATAAGAATTATGCACGCATGTTTGTGAAATAACCTTTGAACATGCTTTTCCCATAACATGTAGTTCTACTTGAAGGATGCAATCAATCACTAAGAACTAAATGATTTAACTGCACACATATTTAGGATGCAGTTCAACAAATACTCAAATTCTactacaaattcatcttttcaaCAATTTGCCACTTTGAATATATCACTTAGATTTAGTAACTCAATTGAAATTTCAATTGAATAAAGTACTGGGGCATCATCCCACCAGTCTCCTTTTTTTTCTTCCCTTTTGCGTCAAGTGACCATCATATTTGCAGGATTTATTTTAGCCATTAATCCATCTTTGACTATGTGGGTAATTCTTTTCTTGTACAAATCTGTTGCAATCATGGTTGTTGATAGTTAGACTGCTCAATCActttgaatttgatggcaaaagctCTGAAAAACTAACAACTGCTAGCATTATTGAAGGGCATATCGTTTAGAGTGCAACTACCGTTTGCAGACAACATAGCACTCTCCCCAACAAATATAAGAAACACGAAGGATCTATACTTTGTTTTCGTAACCCTAATGAGCCTCCTTTGTACATCTTTTATAGCCAGTCTTTACTCATTGATAGGTAGCTGGGAATGGTACACTGCCTCCTACCATCTCTTTCTACCTGCACCCAACTACACTGATGAATGAGCGTTGGGTGAAAAATGAGGTAAAATGAGATTTCATGCTTCCACAGTAAAATTTTATTTAAGCAtgcaataaatttttaaaaaaaagcacTATTCCAAAAGAGCATTAAACCAAAATTCTAGTATCGAAAAACTAATATTGGATCTAATTTATATGGTTAGAgatttgttttttctatttttggttgattatttattattgtaatggtgaaattagTATATGTATGCATTGTTTGTTTATTTG contains the following coding sequences:
- the LOC131073225 gene encoding uncharacterized protein LOC131073225 isoform X1 — protein: MLWEKHVQRLKNYPVMSPAQKFSNSPSPARVESSAALAAQGVSARKEFGVDPHADGESSNFRDDASRPSAAPAGDLGAKGSSSHLVGSFRKLNPYPSIYTAQEIIYNASILFLHGAIYQLPSLPQLHAWISEHWEPLIMEEVGDALADFLMVDVKPSDIFHCTFARILIDLDISNGLPAKILLKSSKGSWVQSLDYEGIPFRCTRCFKTRHAAEHCSFEKKAIKATWWKGTYVQHYMVSKISDQPRSFFEVVTLEP
- the LOC131073225 gene encoding uncharacterized protein LOC131073225 isoform X2, whose amino-acid sequence is MSPAQKFSNSPSPARVESSAALAAQGVSARKEFGVDPHADGESSNFRDDASRPSAAPAGDLGAKGSSSHLVGSFRKLNPYPSIYTAQEIIYNASILFLHGAIYQLPSLPQLHAWISEHWEPLIMEEVGDALADFLMVDVKPSDIFHCTFARILIDLDISNGLPAKILLKSSKGSWVQSLDYEGIPFRCTRCFKTRHAAEHCSFEKKAIKATWWKGTYVQHYMVSKISDQPRSFFEVVTLEP